In a genomic window of Amphiprion ocellaris isolate individual 3 ecotype Okinawa chromosome 11, ASM2253959v1, whole genome shotgun sequence:
- the LOC129350075 gene encoding epithelial-stromal interaction protein 1-like gives MDPYNSRNQLNPSMNSDQTAADVSGNNQTSGNVDKTTADSSDTQPATRQPQYAGGFTIIPPNEARRSQIKTMAQKEEEELRRWKEVNRPSAVHLNPERLGGHVSESEARQKQLANLRGSKLQKKVKNI, from the exons ATGGATCCTTATAACAGCAGAAACCAGCTGAACCCCAGCATGAACTCTGaccagacagcagcagatgtgTCCGGAAACAACCAAACATCTGGAAATGTGGACAAAACTACAGCTGACAGCAGCGACACACAACCAGCAACCAGGCAGCCGCAATA TGCAGGGGGGTTCACCATCATCCCACCAAACGAAGCTCGACGAAGCCAGATAAAAACAA tggctcagaaagaagaggaggagcttCGGAGATGGAAAGAAGTAAACAGACCTTCTGCTGTGCATCTCAATCCAGAGAGACTCG GTGGTCATGTGAGTGAATCTGAAGCCAGACAGAAGCAGCTGGCGAATCTTCGCGGCTCCAAACTGCagaaaaaggtaaaaaacaTTTAG
- the idh1 gene encoding isocitrate dehydrogenase [NADP] cytoplasmic, whose translation MSPKIKAGSVVEMQGDEMTRVIWELIKEKLIFPYLELDLHSYDLGMENRDATDDRVTVEAAEAVRRYNVGIKCATITPDEKRVEEFKLKQMWRSPNGTIRNILGGTVFREAIICKNIPRLVPGWVKPIIIGRHAHGDQYKATDFVVPGPGKVEMIYTPTSGEQVKFVVHEFEGTGGVALGMYNTDKSIRDFAHSSFQMALSKVCPLYLSTKNTILKKYDGRFKDIFQEIYEKEYRAQFEAKGIWYEHRLIDDMVAQAMKSEGGFIWACKNYDGDVQSDSVAQGYGSLGMMTSVLICPDGRTVESEAAHGTVTRHYRQHQQGKETSTNPIASIFAWTRGFLHRAKLDNNAELRVFAEALEAVCIETIEAGFMTKDLAICIKGMPNTTRADYLNTFEFLDKLAENLKVKLSSQPKL comes from the exons ATGTCTCCGAAGATCAAGGCCGGCTCTGTGGTGGAAATGCAGGGAGACGAGATGACTCGGGTCATCTGGGAGCTTATTAAGGAGAAGCTCATCTTCCCGTACCTGGAGCTCGACCTGCACAG CTACGACCTCGGCATGGAAAACCGAGACGCCACAGATGACAGGGTGACAGTTGAGGCGGCGGAGGCGGTGCGGCGCTACAACGTGGGCATCAAATGCGCCACCATCACGCCGGACGAGAAGCGGGTGGAGGAGTTCAAGCTGAAGCAGATGTGGCGCTCGCCCAACGGGACCATCCGTAACATCCTGGGAGGCACCGTGTTCAGGGAGGCCATCATCTGTAAGAACATCCCCCGACTGGTGCCCGGCTGGGTCAAGCCCATCATCATCGGCAGGCACGCCCACGGAGACCAG TACAAAGCCACGGACTTTGTGGTGCCTGGACCTGGGAAAGTGGAGATGATCTACACGCCAACCAGTGGAGAGCAAGTCAAGTTTGTCGTGCACGAGTTTGAGG GCACAGGCGGTGTCGCTTTGGGAATGTACAACACAGATAAGTCCATCAGAGACTTTGCTCACAGCTCTTTCCAGATGGCTCTGTCCAAGGTGTGTCCGCTCTACCTCAGCACCAAGAACACCATCCTGAAGAAGTACGACGGACGCTTCAAGGACATCTTCCAGGAGATCTACGAGAA ggAATATCGCGCTCAGTTCGAGGCCAAAGGAATCTGGTACGAGCACCGTCTCATCGATGACATGGTGGCTCAGGCCATGAAATCTGAGGGAGGCTTCATCTGGGCCTGTAAGAACTACGATGGAGACGTTCAGTCTGACTCTGTGGCACAAG GTTACGGATCTCTGGGTATGATGACCAGTGTGCTGATCTGCCCTGATGGACGTACGGTTGAGTCCGAGGCCGCCCATGGCACCGTCACCCGCCACTACAGACAACACCAGCAGGGAAAAGAAACCTCCACCAACCCCATCG CCTCCATCTTTGCGTGGACGCGAGGCTTCCTCCACCGGGCCAAACTGGACAACAACGCAGAGCTGCGAGTCTTTGCCGAGGCGCTGGAGGCCGTCTGCATCGAGACCATCGAGGCCGGTTTCATGACCAAGGATTTGGCCATCTGCATCAAGGGAATGCCAAA CACGACCCGTGCCGACTACCTGAACACCTTCGAGTTCCTGGACAAGTTGGCGGAGAACCTGAAGGTGAAGCTCTCCAGCCAGCCGAAGCTGTGA